A window of the Desulfobacterales bacterium genome harbors these coding sequences:
- a CDS encoding transposase gives MPRQARLDAPGTLHHVIIRGIDKRHIVDDKTDREDFVSRMGEIAEDTGTSIYAWALLTNHAHILLRSSKFGLSRYMRRLLIGYAISYNNRHRRHGHLFQNRYKSIVCEEETYFLDLVRYIHLNPLRAGLVKSLLGLDRYRWSGHGVIMGRYSNDWQDRDYVLRRFGKKEKAARSAYRQFVADGVGQGRRPDLVGGGLVRSLGGWSEVREYRTQGSVRGRSGNWLVYLDCLKNERHQLNYNLEKYSTG, from the coding sequence ATGCCCCGTCAAGCAAGATTAGATGCACCGGGAACTTTGCACCATGTCATCATAAGGGGTATCGACAAGCGCCATATAGTTGATGACAAGACGGATCGGGAAGATTTTGTTTCTCGGATGGGCGAGATTGCCGAGGATACCGGTACAAGTATCTACGCCTGGGCATTGTTGACAAACCACGCCCATATTTTGTTAAGAAGCAGTAAGTTTGGTCTTTCCCGGTATATGCGCCGTCTTCTCATCGGTTATGCGATTTCCTATAATAATCGCCATCGCCGTCACGGGCATCTATTCCAGAATCGATACAAATCCATAGTCTGTGAAGAAGAAACCTATTTCCTGGACCTGGTCAGGTATATCCATCTCAATCCTTTACGGGCCGGTCTTGTAAAGAGTTTACTTGGCCTTGATCGATACCGCTGGAGCGGCCACGGGGTTATCATGGGCCGTTATTCAAACGACTGGCAGGACCGTGATTATGTATTACGCCGATTTGGAAAAAAGGAGAAGGCGGCCCGGTCGGCCTATCGGCAATTTGTCGCGGACGGGGTGGGACAGGGACGCCGTCCCGATCTTGTCGGCGGCGGCCTGGTCCGATCACTGGGCGGTTGGTCCGAGGTGCGGGAATACCGCACGCAGGGATCTGTGAGAGGGCGGTCAGGTAACTGGCTGGTCTATCTCGATTGCCTCAAAAATGAACGTCACCAATTGAACTATAATCTTGAAAAGTATAGTACCGGGTGA
- a CDS encoding type II toxin-antitoxin system RelE/ParE family toxin, translating to MNYHFHPDALQEYAEATQYYAEISVSLATGFVSQVENGINQILHYPQAWQPIKEDVRRYLIKRFPFGIYYTIEGNNSIVIQAVMHLSRKPGYWKARIIK from the coding sequence ATGAATTATCATTTTCATCCTGATGCTCTTCAAGAGTATGCTGAAGCAACTCAATATTATGCCGAAATTTCAGTTTCCCTCGCAACCGGCTTTGTCTCCCAAGTTGAAAATGGCATAAACCAAATTCTTCATTATCCTCAAGCCTGGCAACCAATCAAGGAGGATGTCCGCCGATACCTCATAAAGCGCTTTCCATTCGGAATCTACTACACAATCGAAGGAAACAATTCTATTGTAATTCAAGCTGTGATGCATTTGAGCCGTAAGCCTGGCTATTGGAAAGCTCGAATAATAAAATAA
- a CDS encoding type II toxin-antitoxin system RelE/ParE family toxin encodes MLNLMTKHFSNWAAKQNIPKNELFKALREIQEGKFEANLGGHIYKKRIRFEGKGKSGSGRTIICYKTNDRAIYIHGFAKNEKSNLSKKELYALKEFSKILLGLSEEKN; translated from the coding sequence ATGCTCAATTTAATGACAAAACATTTTTCAAATTGGGCGGCAAAGCAGAATATCCCAAAGAACGAGCTATTCAAAGCATTGCGAGAAATCCAAGAGGGTAAGTTTGAGGCAAACCTTGGCGGCCACATTTATAAAAAACGAATCCGGTTTGAGGGCAAGGGCAAAAGTGGCAGTGGGAGAACAATCATATGTTACAAGACCAATGATCGAGCCATTTATATTCATGGATTCGCAAAGAACGAAAAGTCAAATTTGTCAAAAAAAGAGCTTTACGCTTTAAAGGAATTTTCGAAAATTTTGCTTGGGCTATCGGAAGAAAAAAATTGA
- a CDS encoding addiction module protein: protein MSLEEIFSEAEILPNDSKAILAEKLVASIEDDIDPQVTKSHLAEVKKRRDEIRTGKVVPINGEEGLAQVRAMIEK from the coding sequence ATGTCACTCGAAGAAATATTTTCAGAAGCTGAAATACTTCCTAACGATTCCAAAGCGATTCTTGCCGAAAAACTTGTAGCAAGCATTGAGGATGACATAGATCCTCAAGTGACCAAAAGTCATTTGGCGGAAGTTAAAAAAAGAAGAGATGAAATTCGTACTGGAAAAGTCGTGCCAATAAATGGCGAAGAAGGTTTAGCTCAAGTAAGGGCCATGATTGAAAAATGA